In one window of Candidatus Sulfuricurvum sp. RIFRC-1 DNA:
- a CDS encoding endonuclease/exonuclease/phosphatase family protein: MRIALILGLLISFLGGVEVKIASYNVENLFDMNRDGNEYEEYIPNGDWGWTETMYKIKLNNTAAVIRGINADIIGLQEIESETALKALKTELKRQGLYYRYYVFARNKNSSVNTALLSRYPIQSGLRHPITYNGRYRDILEAKIDINGQSLRVFVNHWKSKSGPESKRILSAKRLSQRLAELSENEPYVLLGDFNSHYEEYKTFLKSRKHNDTEGITGINHILHTIDDEGNPITYASLKENNEHLYNLWYEVSPEKRWSHQYRGKGEGLDNIIISPALADGEGLEYVRGSFNRYDPDFLFYKGKVYRWQQSRKHPKHHLGEGYSDHLPIYALFRM; this comes from the coding sequence ATGCGTATTGCGTTGATTTTGGGATTACTAATCTCATTTTTGGGAGGGGTGGAAGTGAAAATTGCAAGCTATAACGTCGAAAACCTTTTTGATATGAACCGTGATGGCAACGAATATGAAGAGTATATCCCCAACGGCGATTGGGGGTGGACTGAGACAATGTATAAGATTAAGCTCAACAATACCGCTGCTGTTATCCGTGGAATCAATGCCGATATTATCGGTTTGCAGGAGATTGAATCTGAAACTGCCCTCAAAGCCCTCAAGACCGAGCTCAAACGCCAAGGGCTCTATTATCGATATTATGTATTTGCACGAAATAAAAACTCTTCGGTCAATACCGCATTACTGAGCCGATACCCCATCCAAAGTGGACTTAGACATCCAATCACGTATAATGGACGTTATCGTGATATTCTCGAAGCAAAAATCGATATCAACGGTCAATCTTTACGGGTATTTGTCAATCACTGGAAATCGAAAAGCGGTCCTGAAAGTAAGCGAATCCTAAGTGCCAAACGTCTATCTCAGCGCTTGGCTGAGCTCTCAGAAAATGAACCGTACGTACTGTTGGGGGACTTTAATTCCCACTATGAAGAGTATAAAACCTTCCTCAAAAGCCGTAAGCACAATGATACAGAAGGTATTACAGGGATCAATCATATCCTGCATACCATTGATGATGAGGGGAATCCAATCACGTATGCATCACTTAAAGAAAACAATGAACACCTCTACAACCTTTGGTATGAAGTGAGTCCTGAGAAACGATGGAGTCATCAGTATCGAGGAAAAGGGGAAGGATTGGATAATATCATTATCTCTCCCGCACTTGCCGATGGAGAGGGACTAGAATACGTTCGGGGAAGTTTTAACCGATATGATCCCGATTTTTTGTTTTACAAAGGAAAAGTATACCGCTGGCAACAAAGTCGTAAGCATCCCAAACACCATTTAGGTGAAGGATATTCCGATCACCTTCCAATTTATGCCCTGTTTCGAATGTAA
- a CDS encoding DUF502 domain-containing protein, producing MATKIRFLLRYIFVGALSLFPLILVIVVVNYLKNLGVSAYSSLHDYTNSFGVTLALMAGVIAIFALLGFSIEKYGRSIFVSMIDSTFEKIPAIRSVYSVSKKLAAMLSGGEDGTKKEVVLVEYPKEGLWVPAYLLNRHENICVVFIPTSPNPTSGYTVLVDESLIKKTSLSLQEASSFIISMGADFPQKEAVSMLIQNANEIKSH from the coding sequence ATGGCTACAAAAATCAGATTTTTACTTCGTTATATTTTTGTCGGGGCATTGTCTCTTTTTCCCCTGATTTTGGTCATCGTTGTGGTTAATTATTTGAAAAACCTTGGGGTAAGTGCTTATTCTTCACTTCATGATTACACGAATTCTTTTGGGGTGACATTGGCGCTGATGGCAGGTGTTATCGCCATTTTTGCACTACTTGGGTTTTCGATCGAGAAATACGGACGCTCTATTTTTGTCTCGATGATTGACAGTACCTTTGAGAAAATCCCCGCTATTCGTTCTGTCTATTCGGTTTCTAAAAAACTCGCGGCAATGCTAAGCGGCGGAGAAGACGGGACAAAAAAAGAGGTGGTGTTGGTCGAGTATCCCAAAGAGGGGTTATGGGTACCGGCTTATTTACTGAATCGACACGAAAATATTTGTGTCGTATTTATCCCGACTTCTCCCAATCCTACGAGCGGTTATACAGTACTAGTGGATGAATCACTGATTAAAAAAACCTCTTTGAGTCTTCAGGAAGCATCGTCCTTTATCATCAGCATGGGGGCCGATTTCCCTCAAAAAGAGGCAGTTTCCATGTTGATTCAGAACGCAAATGAAATAAAATCCCATTAG
- a CDS encoding DNA-directed RNA polymerase subunit omega: MRLEQLTAKALETANIDRYQLAIAVAKRSEELLNGATTKLNVDVKKAKTADIALMEIAEGLISIKGFVPRD, translated from the coding sequence ATGAGACTCGAACAACTCACTGCAAAAGCACTTGAAACTGCTAATATCGACCGTTACCAATTGGCTATCGCTGTCGCAAAACGCTCCGAAGAACTTCTAAACGGAGCGACGACAAAATTAAACGTGGATGTTAAAAAAGCTAAAACAGCGGATATCGCTTTGATGGAAATTGCTGAAGGGCTTATTTCTATCAAAGGTTTCGTACCACGAGACTAA
- a CDS encoding M3 family metallopeptidase, with amino-acid sequence MQPFADFKLNLETFISDLNALIEINHKTITDLLATPNKTYANFVRPFDLMEEDLELLFTPLSHINAVKNSEESQKVYADALPILTDYSTFVGQNLEIYEAFKAVKTNEYDSLNTEQCRILDLNILHFELAGAHLDEMSKQRLSEINLRKSTLTNDFSQNVLDATNAYEKIITNEIDVEGIPESDLENARFEEDGITKYRFTLQMPSYIAYMTYGPNRSIREEIYRAYTTRAPQNGAIIDELMRLRQESAVLLGFENYAEYSLASKMAPSTESVLKFLDELIEASRKQGMRELEELRAIAPNIDLQSYDSAYYGEILKKDQYDIDEEEYRPYFEQHSVMEGMFTFLYELFGIQFVRQNIDLWDEKASVYDIYEDEKLTARVYFDLEARKNKRGGAWMHNFQTHCEDTAGCTHLSSAFVVCNFPPSSESSPSLLRHDDVVTLFHEMGHTIHHLLSRVKEHGVSGVNGVEWDAVEFPSQFLENFAYEPKVLKLFAKHFESAEVLSDEMIAKLIRAKNFQSGMFMLRQIEFSLFDFELHSKLYQGDELQNLLDSIRERTALIKPPAYNKFQNGFSHIFSGGYSAGYYSYKWAEVLSADAYYAIVDEGVFGSELARKYKEIVLAKGGSQSMQELFVEMMGRECESKNLLRLSGIE; translated from the coding sequence ATGCAGCCATTTGCCGATTTTAAACTGAATTTAGAGACTTTTATCTCTGATCTGAATGCCCTTATCGAAATTAACCACAAAACTATTACCGATTTGTTAGCCACACCCAACAAAACCTATGCCAACTTTGTCCGTCCCTTTGATCTAATGGAAGAAGATTTAGAGCTTTTGTTTACTCCGTTATCCCATATTAACGCCGTTAAAAACTCCGAAGAATCTCAAAAAGTGTACGCCGATGCCCTCCCTATTCTCACCGATTACTCGACTTTTGTCGGACAAAATCTTGAGATCTACGAAGCATTTAAAGCTGTCAAAACCAACGAATACGATTCATTGAATACCGAACAATGCCGTATTCTGGATCTCAACATCCTCCATTTTGAACTCGCGGGAGCCCATCTGGATGAAATGTCAAAACAACGGCTATCGGAAATCAATCTTCGAAAAAGCACCCTCACCAACGACTTTTCGCAAAATGTCCTGGACGCTACCAACGCTTATGAGAAAATCATTACCAATGAAATCGATGTCGAAGGGATTCCCGAAAGCGATTTGGAAAATGCCCGTTTCGAAGAAGATGGTATCACAAAATACCGTTTTACTCTACAAATGCCATCCTACATCGCCTACATGACCTATGGTCCGAACCGAAGTATCCGTGAGGAGATATATCGTGCCTACACCACCCGAGCGCCTCAAAACGGAGCTATCATCGATGAACTGATGCGTCTGCGTCAAGAGAGTGCCGTACTTCTAGGCTTTGAAAATTACGCCGAATATTCCCTCGCTTCCAAAATGGCACCGAGTACGGAAAGCGTTTTAAAATTTCTGGATGAACTTATCGAAGCTTCTCGTAAACAAGGGATGCGTGAACTCGAAGAGCTTCGTGCCATCGCTCCAAATATCGACCTGCAAAGTTATGACAGCGCCTACTATGGAGAAATCCTCAAAAAAGACCAATACGATATCGACGAAGAGGAATATCGTCCCTACTTCGAACAACACAGCGTGATGGAGGGGATGTTTACGTTTTTGTATGAGCTCTTTGGTATTCAATTTGTCCGCCAAAACATTGATCTTTGGGATGAAAAAGCAAGCGTTTATGACATCTATGAGGATGAAAAACTCACTGCGCGTGTCTACTTCGATCTCGAAGCCCGTAAAAACAAACGAGGCGGTGCTTGGATGCACAATTTCCAAACCCATTGCGAAGATACGGCAGGGTGTACTCATCTCTCCAGTGCCTTTGTCGTCTGTAACTTTCCCCCATCCTCGGAGAGTTCACCCTCATTGCTTCGACACGATGATGTCGTCACCCTCTTTCATGAGATGGGACATACCATTCACCATTTGCTCAGTCGTGTAAAAGAGCACGGCGTAAGCGGCGTGAACGGTGTCGAGTGGGATGCGGTAGAATTCCCATCCCAATTTTTGGAAAACTTCGCTTATGAGCCAAAAGTGCTAAAACTTTTCGCCAAACATTTTGAGAGCGCAGAGGTGTTAAGCGATGAAATGATTGCCAAACTGATCCGTGCCAAAAATTTCCAAAGCGGTATGTTTATGCTTCGACAAATCGAGTTTTCTCTCTTTGATTTCGAGCTTCACTCTAAACTCTATCAAGGCGATGAGCTTCAGAACCTTTTAGATTCGATCCGTGAGCGTACTGCTTTGATTAAGCCGCCTGCTTACAATAAATTTCAAAATGGATTTAGCCACATTTTCAGCGGCGGGTACAGTGCAGGATATTACAGCTATAAGTGGGCAGAAGTATTGAGTGCCGATGCCTATTATGCTATCGTTGATGAGGGTGTATTTGGCTCTGAACTTGCTCGTAAATACAAAGAGATCGTTTTAGCCAAAGGTGGATCACAGAGTATGCAGGAGCTGTTTGTGGAGATGATGGGACGAGAATGTGAATCTAAAAATCTCCTCCGTCTTAGCGGGATCGAATAA
- a CDS encoding nitronate monooxygenase family protein, whose product MSFKPIQIGKHTIKIPIVQGGMGVGISWDKLAGAVSFEGGLGVISSVGTGYYENKVHADKLIANRPLDAENFYSKKGLHAIVKNARKICGDAPLACNILYAINDYGRVVTDACEAGVDIIITGAGLPTNMPEFTADYPDVALVPIVSSPKALSIICKRWQKRYNRLPDAVILEGPLSGGHQGFTYEQCAMEEYQLENLVAPVVEEAALWGGMPVIAAGGIWDKNDIDAMMALGAAGVQMGTRFIGTFECDAHENFKEVLLAAKKEDITLMKSPVGYPARGVRTHLRDLIDTRTGPSIKCISNCVAPCNRGVEAKEVGFCIADRLSDAYLGDKELGLFFSGSNGYRIDKIISVKELMEKLTHGE is encoded by the coding sequence ATGAGCTTCAAACCAATTCAAATCGGCAAGCACACCATTAAAATTCCTATCGTTCAAGGTGGAATGGGTGTCGGTATCAGCTGGGATAAACTTGCCGGAGCCGTCTCTTTTGAAGGGGGGCTTGGGGTAATCAGTTCGGTTGGAACAGGATATTATGAAAATAAAGTACATGCGGATAAATTAATTGCTAATCGTCCGTTGGATGCCGAGAATTTTTATTCCAAAAAAGGGCTGCATGCAATTGTTAAAAATGCCCGTAAAATCTGCGGAGATGCTCCGTTGGCATGCAATATTTTGTATGCGATCAACGATTACGGCCGTGTGGTAACCGATGCGTGTGAAGCAGGAGTCGATATCATTATTACCGGTGCCGGTCTTCCGACCAATATGCCTGAGTTTACAGCCGATTATCCCGATGTTGCATTGGTTCCGATCGTCTCCTCTCCAAAAGCACTTTCGATTATCTGTAAACGTTGGCAAAAGCGTTATAACCGTCTTCCTGATGCGGTTATTCTTGAAGGTCCTCTCAGCGGCGGACACCAAGGTTTTACGTATGAGCAATGTGCAATGGAAGAGTATCAACTCGAAAACCTTGTCGCTCCAGTAGTGGAAGAAGCGGCTTTATGGGGCGGTATGCCGGTTATTGCTGCCGGTGGAATCTGGGATAAGAACGATATTGATGCAATGATGGCATTGGGTGCAGCGGGTGTTCAAATGGGGACTCGTTTTATCGGAACCTTTGAGTGCGATGCCCATGAGAATTTCAAAGAGGTTCTCCTCGCTGCTAAAAAAGAGGATATCACTTTAATGAAATCCCCGGTCGGATATCCAGCACGCGGCGTTCGTACTCATTTACGCGATCTTATTGATACTCGAACCGGTCCTTCTATCAAATGTATCTCTAACTGTGTCGCACCGTGTAATCGCGGTGTTGAAGCTAAAGAGGTAGGGTTTTGTATTGCAGACCGTTTGAGTGACGCCTATTTGGGAGATAAAGAGCTTGGATTGTTCTTCTCGGGAAGCAATGGATATCGTATCGATAAAATCATCTCCGTCAAAGAATTGATGGAAAAACTTACTCACGGGGAGTAA
- a CDS encoding trypsin-like peptidase domain-containing protein — protein sequence MNSATQKMVEQTIESIVQITNPYGSGSGFLIDGLIITNSHVVSGLKEVLISTKTLPKTIGTVIYDDPAFDLAFIRSPILIEHKNPLILSSQSVQDGDNVIAIGHPYGLNYSTTEGIVSKATRLQGEVEYIQFDAAINPGNSGGPLLNESAEVIGVNTFIIQNSNNLGFALPAYTLKEALNQFNALKTEDVIRCGSCKNLIHETSIKNDYCPKCGTKLEVAKRRREGYKPSGVVALIEKILKALEINVTLARRSQRSWRFEMGTTRIDINYYDNGIIIADSALCRIPQENIEELYDFLLSENSVLERLQFSINENTVYLSYIIVDSSLSEEYGTAALRKLFDNAPRYQALLLSQFKALEPKFDEFE from the coding sequence GTGAACAGTGCCACCCAAAAAATGGTCGAACAAACGATCGAGAGTATCGTCCAAATTACCAATCCTTACGGAAGCGGAAGCGGATTTCTCATTGACGGTCTTATCATCACCAATTCCCACGTAGTAAGCGGTCTTAAAGAGGTGCTTATCAGTACCAAAACACTCCCGAAAACAATCGGAACCGTTATCTATGACGATCCCGCTTTCGATTTGGCCTTTATCCGATCCCCAATCCTGATTGAGCATAAAAATCCGTTGATCCTCTCCTCGCAAAGTGTACAAGATGGAGACAACGTTATCGCCATCGGGCACCCCTATGGTCTCAACTACTCCACAACCGAGGGGATTGTGTCCAAAGCTACAAGGCTGCAAGGAGAAGTGGAATACATCCAATTTGACGCGGCGATTAATCCCGGAAACAGCGGTGGACCGCTTCTGAATGAATCAGCAGAGGTGATCGGAGTCAATACGTTTATCATCCAAAATTCGAACAATTTGGGATTTGCCCTCCCCGCATATACCCTCAAAGAAGCCCTCAATCAGTTTAATGCTCTAAAAACCGAAGATGTTATTCGATGCGGTTCGTGCAAAAATTTGATCCATGAAACCTCTATCAAAAATGATTATTGCCCTAAATGCGGCACAAAACTCGAAGTAGCCAAACGCCGACGCGAAGGGTATAAACCCTCCGGTGTCGTAGCGTTGATTGAGAAGATTCTGAAAGCTTTGGAGATCAATGTTACACTTGCTCGACGGAGTCAAAGAAGCTGGCGATTTGAGATGGGGACTACCCGAATCGATATCAACTACTACGATAACGGAATCATCATCGCCGATTCAGCCCTCTGCCGTATCCCGCAGGAAAATATCGAAGAGCTATACGATTTTTTACTCTCTGAGAACAGTGTTCTAGAGCGGCTCCAATTCTCGATCAACGAAAATACGGTCTATCTCTCCTACATCATCGTCGATTCTTCTTTGAGCGAAGAATACGGCACTGCTGCATTACGCAAACTTTTTGACAATGCACCCCGATATCAAGCTCTATTGCTTAGTCAGTTTAAAGCGCTGGAACCGAAGTTTGATGAGTTTGAATAA
- the pyrH gene encoding UMP kinase, which translates to MGYKRVLVKFSGEALAGENGHGIDTKILKFIAGEIKTLVDAGIEVGIVIGGGNIIRGVTAAADGIIRRTSGDYMGMLATVINAIAMQEACEHEGMLVRVQSAIKMEQIAEAFIVRRATRHLERGRVVIFAAGTGNPFFTTDTAATLRAIEIGAEVIIKATKVDGVYNKDPKKFDDAIKLPALGYEEALQDHIKVMDDTSIALAKENKLPIIVCDMFTPGNLLEISQGNLSRCSIVK; encoded by the coding sequence ATGGGCTATAAACGTGTTTTGGTAAAATTCTCCGGTGAGGCATTGGCGGGTGAGAACGGTCACGGTATCGATACGAAAATTCTCAAATTTATTGCGGGTGAGATTAAAACACTCGTTGATGCAGGGATAGAAGTAGGGATCGTTATCGGTGGCGGTAATATCATTCGCGGTGTTACGGCAGCAGCAGATGGAATTATCCGTAGAACTTCAGGTGATTATATGGGAATGCTGGCAACGGTAATCAATGCAATCGCTATGCAAGAAGCATGTGAACATGAAGGGATGCTGGTTCGTGTTCAAAGCGCGATCAAGATGGAACAAATTGCCGAAGCGTTTATCGTCCGTCGTGCAACCCGTCATTTGGAACGCGGTCGTGTGGTGATTTTCGCCGCAGGAACCGGGAATCCGTTTTTTACTACCGATACTGCCGCGACTCTTCGTGCGATTGAAATTGGAGCTGAAGTTATTATCAAAGCGACCAAAGTAGACGGTGTTTATAACAAAGATCCTAAGAAGTTTGATGATGCGATCAAACTTCCTGCTCTAGGATATGAGGAAGCATTACAAGATCATATCAAAGTAATGGACGATACCTCTATCGCATTGGCGAAAGAAAACAAGTTGCCGATCATCGTATGTGATATGTTCACACCGGGCAATCTTCTCGAAATTAGTCAGGGTAACTTGTCACGTTGCTCTATCGTAAAATAA
- the tyrS gene encoding tyrosine--tRNA ligase, with product MIQTALREIRRGTAEIIDEVRLETLLKNYFEKGETYTVKAGFDPTAPDLHLGHTVLLQKLAAFQKFGGHIQFLIGDFTAQIGDPTGKSETRKKLLPAQIQENAQSYKTQVFKILDPEKTTVVFNADWINPLGAAGMLELTTTYNVARMLERDDFDKRHKAGISISISEFLYPLLQGYDSVHLRSDIEIGGTDQKFNLLMGRHLQRVYEIGKEQAVLMMPILEGLDGVQKMSKSLGNYIAVADEPNEMFGKILSVSDTLMWRYYELLSTQSLDEIEALKTGVENGSLHPKKVKEALALEITERFHSNEAALGAQAEFERVHAQSEIPSEMDEFTLQGPIWIAKALVDCALSPSTSQARREIKQGSVKIDQNKLSDEQYQLELGEYILQVGKRKFARLKVTQ from the coding sequence ATGATTCAAACAGCATTACGAGAAATTAGACGCGGCACTGCCGAAATTATCGATGAAGTACGACTCGAAACACTCCTCAAAAACTATTTTGAAAAAGGGGAAACCTATACGGTCAAAGCAGGATTTGATCCGACCGCACCCGATTTGCATTTGGGACATACGGTTCTTCTTCAAAAACTCGCGGCGTTTCAAAAATTTGGAGGGCATATTCAGTTTTTGATCGGTGATTTTACGGCGCAGATCGGTGACCCAACGGGGAAAAGTGAAACCCGAAAGAAACTGCTTCCGGCTCAGATTCAAGAAAATGCCCAAAGCTATAAAACTCAAGTGTTTAAAATTCTCGATCCTGAAAAAACGACGGTTGTTTTTAACGCTGATTGGATTAATCCTCTCGGTGCGGCGGGAATGTTGGAACTCACTACCACCTATAACGTTGCACGGATGTTGGAACGCGATGATTTTGACAAACGCCACAAAGCAGGAATTTCGATCTCCATTAGCGAATTTTTATATCCGTTGCTCCAAGGGTATGACAGTGTTCATCTGCGCAGTGACATCGAGATCGGTGGAACAGATCAGAAATTCAACTTGCTTATGGGCCGCCATTTGCAACGGGTGTATGAGATCGGTAAAGAACAAGCGGTACTCATGATGCCGATTTTAGAAGGTCTTGACGGTGTTCAAAAGATGTCTAAATCACTGGGGAACTACATTGCGGTAGCGGATGAACCGAATGAGATGTTTGGAAAAATACTCAGTGTTAGCGATACATTAATGTGGCGTTATTATGAACTTTTGAGTACTCAAAGCCTTGATGAGATTGAAGCGCTTAAAACCGGAGTAGAAAACGGCTCGCTTCATCCGAAAAAAGTGAAAGAGGCGTTGGCTCTGGAAATTACGGAGCGTTTCCACTCTAACGAAGCCGCTTTGGGTGCTCAAGCTGAGTTTGAACGGGTTCATGCACAGAGCGAAATTCCGAGTGAAATGGATGAATTTACTCTTCAAGGGCCGATTTGGATTGCAAAAGCTTTGGTCGATTGTGCTCTAAGTCCATCTACTTCTCAAGCCCGTCGGGAGATTAAGCAAGGCTCTGTTAAAATCGATCAAAACAAACTAAGCGATGAGCAATACCAACTTGAACTGGGTGAGTACATCCTTCAAGTCGGAAAACGAAAATTTGCGCGATTAAAGGTAACCCAATGA
- a CDS encoding RelA/SpoT family protein, with translation MNTIDIEKVTGINDVEGAVAHLYKHINPSIAIQNALTFSKQAHHNQFRKSGEPYIVHPVLVASIVANMTGDEAMVIAALLHDVVEDTHITIEEISRDYGDDVAHLVEGLTKIDTIRDAQLIPSNSDEKLVVSALSFRKMLIASIEDVRVLVVKLCDRLHNMLTLGALAPAKQHRIAEETLVVYSPIASRLGISFLKNLLEDLSFQYLFSEEKQAIDMYMEENFRSINTRLSDFCEKLTKMMLENGFNEDDFEIISRVKHHYSIYLKMQRKGISIDEILDLLAIRILVKKPIDCYRVLGLVHLNFQPLSSRFKDYISIPKENGYQTLHTSVFDSTAIFEVQIRTYEMHKTAELGVAAHWKYKSGGNNPISLDWLHNLQYQNESVEAFYELIKNDLFSEDISVFSPKGKPFTLPRGAVALDFAYAVHTEIGDSAEGCLINKEKASLLSELHNGDIVKITTGSKKINRCSWIDAVKTSRAKASMRANCNQRIRAIDTESGINILSTIFNMDPVRIEELFSETHLEEQRHRIPSELDLLKETVNRFTQELGENNRFSAFLSRNRFRVKPYVFASLEVYSNNNVSDAVFDYCCHPKTGDEIVAFLQDGKAHIHHKMCKNAAGMIDRREPMVFVRWKAQHYFRYHLIISMQSAKGVLADLLTYMAKMGADINSIELGKEKSEHTQYCEMEFQTLEADINRLRSKLEKKGKIIQFFRTDDAYRSQG, from the coding sequence TTGAATACCATCGACATAGAAAAAGTAACCGGAATCAATGATGTTGAGGGTGCAGTAGCACACCTCTATAAACATATCAACCCCTCTATTGCGATTCAAAACGCACTCACCTTTTCAAAACAAGCTCATCATAATCAATTTCGTAAAAGCGGTGAGCCCTACATTGTCCATCCGGTTTTAGTCGCCTCAATAGTTGCCAATATGACCGGTGATGAAGCGATGGTCATCGCTGCGCTGCTGCATGACGTGGTGGAAGACACCCATATTACGATCGAAGAAATCTCACGTGATTATGGGGACGATGTTGCCCATTTGGTAGAGGGATTGACGAAGATCGATACGATTCGTGATGCCCAGCTGATTCCGTCGAACTCTGATGAAAAACTGGTCGTTTCGGCACTGTCGTTTCGAAAAATGCTCATCGCATCGATCGAAGATGTTCGTGTATTGGTCGTAAAGTTGTGCGATCGCCTTCACAACATGCTGACTTTAGGGGCTTTGGCTCCAGCGAAACAGCATCGTATCGCCGAAGAAACTCTTGTTGTTTACTCCCCGATTGCGAGCCGTTTAGGAATCTCTTTTCTCAAAAATTTGTTGGAAGATTTGAGTTTTCAGTATCTTTTTAGCGAAGAAAAACAGGCTATTGATATGTATATGGAGGAGAACTTCCGCTCTATCAATACGCGTTTGAGTGATTTTTGCGAAAAACTGACCAAGATGATGCTGGAAAACGGGTTTAATGAAGACGATTTTGAGATAATAAGCCGTGTCAAACACCACTACTCGATTTATCTTAAAATGCAGCGTAAAGGGATCAGTATCGATGAAATTCTTGATCTCTTGGCGATCCGTATATTGGTCAAAAAGCCGATTGACTGCTACCGTGTTTTAGGATTGGTTCATCTGAATTTTCAGCCGCTATCTTCACGTTTTAAAGACTATATTTCGATTCCAAAAGAGAACGGATATCAGACATTGCATACGAGTGTATTTGACTCGACCGCAATTTTCGAAGTGCAGATTCGTACGTACGAGATGCATAAAACGGCAGAACTCGGTGTTGCGGCACACTGGAAGTACAAAAGTGGCGGGAACAACCCGATCAGTCTCGATTGGCTCCATAATCTTCAGTATCAAAACGAATCGGTCGAAGCGTTCTACGAACTGATCAAAAATGATCTTTTCAGCGAAGATATCAGTGTTTTTTCTCCGAAAGGAAAACCCTTTACTCTTCCTCGCGGAGCGGTGGCACTCGATTTTGCGTATGCGGTACATACCGAGATCGGTGATAGTGCCGAGGGGTGTTTGATCAATAAAGAAAAAGCATCGCTTCTGAGTGAATTGCATAACGGCGATATCGTTAAAATTACGACGGGATCGAAAAAAATCAACCGATGCAGTTGGATCGATGCCGTTAAAACCTCTCGAGCCAAAGCAAGTATGCGGGCCAATTGCAATCAGCGTATTCGTGCGATTGATACTGAATCGGGGATCAATATTTTGAGCACTATTTTTAATATGGATCCTGTTCGTATTGAGGAGTTGTTCAGTGAAACGCATTTGGAAGAACAGCGTCATCGTATCCCGAGCGAGCTCGATTTACTCAAAGAGACGGTGAACCGTTTTACCCAAGAATTGGGTGAAAACAACCGCTTTAGTGCCTTTTTATCCCGTAATCGCTTTAGAGTTAAACCGTATGTGTTTGCATCATTGGAAGTCTACTCTAACAATAACGTAAGTGACGCAGTATTTGATTATTGCTGTCATCCAAAAACAGGGGATGAAATTGTTGCATTTTTGCAAGATGGAAAAGCCCATATTCACCATAAAATGTGTAAAAATGCCGCAGGGATGATCGATCGCAGAGAGCCGATGGTGTTTGTGCGCTGGAAGGCACAGCATTATTTTCGTTACCACCTTATTATAAGCATGCAAAGTGCAAAAGGGGTCCTCGCCGATTTGCTCACCTATATGGCAAAAATGGGGGCGGATATCAACAGTATCGAACTGGGTAAGGAAAAATCGGAACATACGCAGTACTGTGAAATGGAATTCCAAACCCTTGAGGCAGATATCAATCGCCTGCGCTCCAAATTGGAGAAAAAAGGGAAAATCATACAATTTTTTCGGACGGATGATGCGTACCGAAGCCAAGGATAA